From a region of the Castanea sativa cultivar Marrone di Chiusa Pesio chromosome 10, ASM4071231v1 genome:
- the LOC142613816 gene encoding uncharacterized protein LOC142613816, which produces MDCLVLPVTILKRRYTGSRLRYRPLTKEGFEESGHQVTVVVGKEKREFLVDPFVLEENPFRVLIEMMKKNDQEKNCVVDHRSKKRVIFVDVDAILFEHMLWLLYNDCSSLFKLNLKEIIDFYSQDY; this is translated from the coding sequence ATGGATTGCTTGGTCTTGCCGGTGACTATCTTGAAGAGGCGCTACACGGGGTCCCGGTTACGCTACCGGCCTTTAACCAAAGAGGGGTTCGAGGAGTCGGGGCATCAAGTGACCGTGGTGGTcgggaaggagaagagagagtTCTTGGTGGATCCATTTGTGCTAGAAGAAAACCCCTTTCGGGTTTTGATtgagatgatgaagaagaatgatcaggagaagaaTTGCGTTGTGGATCATAGGAGCAAGAAGAGGGTGATTTTCGTGGATGTGGATGCGATTTTGTTCGAGCACATGTTGTGGTTGTTGTATAATGATTGTTCTTCTTTGTTTAAGCTCAACCTCAAGGAGATAATTGATTTCTATTCTCAAGATTACTAG